Proteins encoded by one window of Vigna radiata var. radiata cultivar VC1973A chromosome 5, Vradiata_ver6, whole genome shotgun sequence:
- the LOC106761831 gene encoding gibberellin 3-beta-dioxygenase 1, with product MKMSTLNEAYLEHPLTLGDIIPIDFSSSLSLPDSHTWSQPIDDDVFSLKSPVSSPMPIIDMMDPNAKKLIALACENWGGFHLKNHGIPLAVIQGAEDELQRLFSLPIQQKMKALRSPAGATGYGIPRISPFFPKFMWHEGFTIIGSPSHDAKKLWPNDYQQFSDKMEKYQKEMNTLAEVLTETVLDVLEIPEEKRKWMGTSDVSTILQLNFYPSCPEPNRAMGLAPHTDSSIFTIVNVKESGLQLMKEGKWIPVQPPPDTLLVHAGDFLHMMSNGRFCSPLHRVVSTVSKKRFSIAYFYSPPTDYVVSPSLTGDLDVARFRDVTVMEYIGIKADNFGKSLSVIST from the exons ATGAAAATGAGTACTCTGAATGAAGCATACCTAGAACACCCTCTCACCCTTGGTGATATCATCCCCATAGACTTTTCCTCTTCCCTGAGTTTACCCGATTCCCACACATGGTCTCAACCCATTGATGATGATGTTTTCTCATTGAAGAGTCCTGTATCATCACCCATGCCCATCATAGACATGATGGATCCCAATGCGAAGAAACTCATAGCCCTTGCATGTGAGAACTGGGGTGGCTTCCATTTGAAGAATCATGGCATACCCTTGGCTGTCATTCAAGGTGCTGAAGATGAACTCCAACGCCTCTTCTCTCTCCCAATTCAACAAAAGATGAAAGCTCTCAGATCCCCCGCTGGAGCCACTGGATATGGCATCCCAAGGATTTCACCTTTCTTCCCCAAGTTCATGTGGCACGAAGGATTCACCATCATCGGTTCTCCCTCTCACGATGCAAAAAAGTTATGGCCCAATGATTACCAACAATTTTC TGACAAAATGGAGAAGTATCAGAAGGAAATGAATACTTTAGCGGAGGTTCTGACAGAAACGGTGTTGGATGTGTTGGAGATTCCTGAGGAAAAAAGGAAGTGGATGGGTACAAGCGACGTTAGCACCATTCTGCAGTTGAATTTCTACCCAAGTTGTCCCGAACCGAACCGAGCCATGGGTTTGGCTCCTCACACTGACAGTTCTATCTTCACAATTGTTAATGTTAAAGAAAGTGGTCTTCAActcatgaaggaaggaaagtGGATCCCTGTGCAGCCTCCGCCGGACACTCTCCTTGTTCACGCCGGCGATTTTCTGCACATGATGTCCAATGGACGCTTCTGCAGCCCACTTCATCGCGTTGTGTCGACTGTGAGCAAGAAACGTTTCTCCATTGCTTATTTCTACTCTCCACCCACAGATTATGTGGTGTCTCCGTCGCTAACCGGAGATCTTGATGTTGCTCGCTTTCGTGATGTGACTGTGATGGAGTATATTGGGATCAAGGCTGACAATTTTGGAAAATCCCTCTCTGTCATTAGCACTTGA
- the LOC106761804 gene encoding gibberellin 3-beta-dioxygenase 1-like: MSLTKMNTLNEVYKAHPLTLDDIIPIDFSSSPSLPDSHTWSQPIDDDDDDDFSWNDPASSSIPIIDMMDPNAKKLIALACENWGAFHLKNHGIPLDVSQGAEQQLQRLFSLPTQQKMKALRSPTSATGYGVARISPFFSKCMWHEGFTIIGSPSHDAKKLWPHDYQQFCDTMEKYEKQMRRIADRLTEMMLEVLEISEEKRNWVGGSDVSAALQLNFYPCCPEPNRAMGLGPHTDTSIFTILQAKSSGLQLLKEGKWIPVHPHPNTLIVHTGDFLRIMSNARFCSPIHRVVPNENDERYSMAYFYSPPTDYTVSPSVTGDLNSVARFRDVTVMEYIGIKAEKFGDSLSFIST, encoded by the exons ATGAGCTTAACGAAAATGAATACTCTGAATGAAGTATACAAAGCACACCCTCTTACCCTTGATGATATCATCCCCATAGACTTTTCTTCTTCACCGAGTTTACCCGATTCCCATACATGGTCTCAACccattgatgatgatgatgatgatgatttctCATGGAACGATCCTGCATCATCATCCatacccatcatagacatgatGGATCCGAATGCGAAGAAACTCATAGCCCTTGCATGTGAGAACTGGGGTGCCTTCCATTTGAAGAATCATGGCATACCCTTAGATGTATCTCAAGGGGCTGAACAACAACTCCAACGCCTCTTCTCTCTCCCGACTCAACAAAAGATGAAGGCTCTCAGATCGCCCACCAGTGCCACTGGATATGGCGTCGCAAGGATTTCACCTTTCTTCTCCAAGTGCATGTGGCACGAAGGTTTCACCATCATCGGTTCTCCCTCTCACGATGCAAAAAAGTTATGGCCTCATGATTATCAACAATTCTG TGACACCATGGAGAAGTATGAGAAGCAAATGAGGAGAATAGCGGATAGACTGACAGAAATGATGTTGGAGGTGTTGGAGATTTCGGAGGAAAAAAGGAACTGGGTTGGTGGAAGCGACGTAAGTGCAGCTCTGCAGTTGAATTTCTACCCATGTTGTCCCGAACCGAACCGAGCCATGGGTTTGGGTCCTCACACAGACACTTCCATCTTCACAATTCTTCAAGCTAAATCGAGTGGTCTTCAACTCTTGAAGGAAGGAAAGTGGATCCCTGTGCATCCTCACCCCAACACTCTGATCGTTCACACAGGCGATTTTCTGCGCATCATGTCCAATGCACGCTTCTGCAGCCCAATTCATCGCGTTGTGCCGAACGAGAACGACGAACGTTACTCCATGGCTTATTTCTATTCTCCACCCACAGATTATACCGTGTCTCCGTCGGTGACCGGGGATCTTAACTCCGTCGCTCGTTTTCGTGATGTGACTGTGATGGAGTATATTGGGATCAAGGCTGAGAAATTTGGAGACTCCCTCTCTTTCATTAGCACTTGA